In Sutterella faecalis, a genomic segment contains:
- the ppsA gene encoding phosphoenolpyruvate synthase, which translates to MVQGRYVFPFSQLRMTDVDRVGGKNASLGELLSQLTSAGIRVPDGFATTAEAFRLFLREGGLEDRIHERLKTLNVDDVKALAAAGAEIRGWIENAPFPAELEKEIREFYEWLRDGRDISVAVRSSATAEDLPDASFAGQQETVLNVNGIDAVLRHMKEVFASLYNDRAISYRVHKGFTHAEVALSAGVQRMCRSDKGAAGVMFTLDTESGFDKVVFITASYGLGETVVQGAVNPDEFYVFKPTLDEGKFPIIRKSLGSKLSRMEFETDASTGRTVRTVDVSPEDRRKFAITDDDVIELAKFARIIEKHYGRPMDIEWGKDGTDGKIYILQARPETVKSQQKSVEVQVKYSLGSKGRLLAQGRAIGQKIGQGEVRVVQSAAEMDRVQPGDVLVTDMTDPNWEPVMKRASAIVTNRGGRTCHAAIIARELGIPAVVGCGDATERIMEGDKVTVSCAEGDTGNIYEGLLQINTEEVTRGALPDIPVKIMMNVGNPQLAFDFQSIPNKGVGLARLEFIINNNIGIHPKVVLEYPNVPGELRDAVERLSAGYPSAKAFYERKIAEGVATIAAAFYPKKVIVRLSDFKSNEYRKLIGGVNYEPVEENPMLGFRGASRYIANQFAECFAMECRAMKFVRDEMGLTNVELMIPFVRTVDEARRVTEIMESHGLKRGVNGLRLNMMCEIPSNALLADQFLEYFDGFSIGSNDMTQLALGLDRDSGLVAATFDERNDAVKALLSMAIRACRAKGKYVGICGQGPSDHADLAKWLMDEGIESISLNPDTVVDTWRRLASGRC; encoded by the coding sequence ATGGTACAGGGTCGCTACGTTTTCCCCTTCAGCCAGCTTCGCATGACGGACGTTGATCGCGTCGGCGGCAAGAACGCCTCGCTCGGCGAGCTGCTCAGCCAGCTTACGAGCGCCGGCATCCGCGTTCCCGACGGCTTCGCCACGACGGCTGAGGCCTTCCGCCTCTTCCTGCGCGAAGGCGGTCTTGAGGACCGTATTCATGAACGCCTCAAGACGCTCAATGTTGATGATGTGAAGGCGCTTGCCGCTGCCGGTGCGGAAATCCGCGGCTGGATCGAAAATGCGCCTTTCCCGGCTGAGCTCGAAAAGGAAATCCGCGAATTCTACGAGTGGCTGCGCGACGGCCGCGACATTTCCGTCGCCGTGCGCTCGTCGGCCACTGCGGAAGATCTTCCGGACGCTTCTTTTGCCGGCCAGCAGGAAACCGTGCTCAATGTGAACGGCATTGATGCTGTTCTCCGTCACATGAAGGAAGTCTTCGCTTCCCTCTACAACGACCGTGCCATTTCGTACCGCGTTCACAAGGGCTTCACGCACGCTGAAGTCGCGCTTTCCGCGGGCGTTCAGCGCATGTGCCGCTCCGACAAGGGCGCTGCCGGCGTGATGTTCACGCTCGATACGGAATCGGGCTTCGACAAGGTGGTCTTCATTACCGCTTCCTACGGCCTCGGCGAGACGGTCGTGCAGGGCGCGGTGAACCCCGACGAGTTCTACGTCTTCAAGCCCACGCTCGACGAAGGCAAGTTCCCGATCATCCGCAAGTCGCTCGGCTCGAAGCTGAGCCGCATGGAATTCGAAACCGACGCCTCGACGGGCCGCACGGTCCGTACGGTCGATGTTTCGCCTGAAGACCGCCGCAAGTTTGCGATCACCGACGACGACGTGATCGAGCTCGCGAAGTTCGCCCGCATCATCGAGAAGCACTACGGCCGCCCGATGGACATTGAGTGGGGCAAGGACGGTACCGACGGCAAGATCTACATCCTTCAGGCGCGTCCTGAAACGGTGAAGTCGCAGCAGAAGAGCGTTGAGGTCCAGGTCAAGTATTCGCTCGGCTCCAAGGGGCGTCTCCTTGCGCAGGGCCGCGCCATTGGTCAGAAGATCGGCCAGGGCGAAGTCCGCGTCGTTCAGAGCGCGGCTGAAATGGATCGCGTGCAGCCGGGCGACGTGCTCGTCACCGACATGACCGACCCCAACTGGGAGCCGGTGATGAAGCGTGCAAGCGCCATCGTCACGAACCGCGGCGGCCGCACCTGCCACGCCGCCATCATTGCGCGCGAACTCGGCATTCCGGCGGTTGTCGGCTGCGGCGACGCGACCGAACGCATCATGGAAGGCGACAAGGTCACGGTCTCCTGCGCTGAAGGCGATACGGGCAACATCTACGAAGGGCTTCTTCAGATCAATACCGAAGAAGTCACCCGCGGCGCGCTTCCCGACATCCCCGTCAAGATCATGATGAATGTCGGCAACCCGCAGCTCGCCTTCGACTTCCAGTCGATTCCGAACAAGGGCGTGGGCCTTGCCCGTCTTGAGTTCATCATCAACAACAACATCGGCATCCATCCGAAGGTCGTGCTCGAGTACCCGAACGTTCCGGGCGAACTCCGCGACGCCGTCGAGCGCCTCTCCGCGGGCTATCCTTCCGCCAAGGCGTTCTACGAGCGCAAGATTGCCGAAGGCGTTGCGACCATTGCCGCCGCCTTCTATCCGAAGAAGGTCATCGTTCGTCTCTCCGACTTCAAGAGCAACGAGTACAGAAAGCTGATCGGCGGCGTCAATTACGAACCCGTGGAAGAAAATCCGATGCTCGGCTTCCGCGGCGCCTCGCGCTACATCGCCAATCAGTTTGCCGAATGCTTCGCGATGGAATGCCGCGCGATGAAGTTCGTGCGCGATGAGATGGGTCTGACGAACGTCGAGCTCATGATTCCTTTCGTGCGTACGGTTGATGAAGCCCGCCGCGTGACGGAAATCATGGAAAGCCACGGCCTCAAGCGCGGCGTGAACGGCCTTCGCCTCAACATGATGTGCGAAATCCCGAGCAACGCGCTCCTGGCCGACCAGTTCCTCGAATACTTCGACGGCTTCTCGATCGGTTCGAACGACATGACGCAGCTCGCGCTCGGCCTCGACCGCGACTCCGGCCTTGTTGCCGCCACGTTTGATGAACGCAACGATGCCGTGAAGGCGCTGCTCTCGATGGCAATCCGCGCCTGCCGCGCCAAGGGCAAGTACGTCGGCATCTGCGGTCAGGGACCGTCCGACCACGCCGATCTCGCCAAGTGGCTGATGGATGAGGGCATTGAGTCCATTTCGCTCAATCCCGACACGGTCGTCGATACCTGGCGCCGTCTCGCCTCCGGCCGCTGCTGA